The following proteins come from a genomic window of Methylorubrum populi:
- the bcsS gene encoding cellulose biosynthesis protein BcsS, whose amino-acid sequence MAVASRNHQRTPGNLCVLACGLAAVLAAPARAADLPASAPAATGVDWYTGAQAQAVDDSWAVAVDGSTSITSNSSAFGSVTVTTALGSPPTVSGARVRVEGVAGTYSYPGQAVGARVTGYQQEGSLLAGYEWIWRDAALAGYIGFNVRSNQLSIPDPGNPVVGTGVGLKVAGNFYATPTDRTMVSAYGSYSTKFNAYYSRFRVGYMVADGVYIGPEALFLGDDFFRQYRVGAHLSGLSFGPVQMSLAVGYVRDRVQGTGYYSSIEARANF is encoded by the coding sequence ATGGCTGTGGCTTCTCGCAACCATCAACGGACTCCCGGGAATCTCTGTGTTCTTGCCTGCGGCCTCGCGGCCGTGTTGGCGGCTCCGGCGCGGGCCGCCGACCTGCCGGCTTCCGCGCCCGCGGCGACGGGCGTCGATTGGTACACCGGCGCGCAGGCGCAGGCGGTCGACGACAGCTGGGCGGTGGCCGTCGACGGGTCGACCAGCATCACGTCGAATTCCTCGGCCTTCGGCTCCGTCACCGTGACGACGGCGCTCGGCAGCCCGCCGACGGTGAGCGGCGCGCGGGTGCGCGTCGAGGGCGTGGCCGGCACCTACTCCTATCCCGGGCAGGCCGTCGGCGCCCGGGTCACCGGCTACCAGCAGGAGGGCTCGCTGCTCGCCGGCTACGAGTGGATCTGGCGCGACGCGGCGCTGGCCGGCTATATCGGCTTCAACGTCCGCAGCAACCAGCTCTCGATTCCCGATCCCGGCAACCCCGTCGTCGGCACCGGCGTCGGCCTGAAGGTGGCGGGCAATTTCTACGCGACGCCGACCGACCGGACCATGGTCTCGGCCTACGGCTCCTATTCGACCAAGTTCAATGCGTACTATTCCCGCTTCCGTGTCGGCTACATGGTCGCCGACGGCGTCTATATCGGCCCGGAGGCGCTGTTTCTCGGCGACGACTTCTTCCGCCAGTACCGGGTCGGCGCCCACCTCTCGGGCCTGAGCTTCGGTCCCGTCCAGATGTCGCTCGCGGTCGGCTACGTGCGGGACCGGGTGCAGGGCACGGGCTACTATTCGAGCATCGAGGCGCGGGCGAATTTCTAG
- the bcsA gene encoding UDP-forming cellulose synthase catalytic subunit, protein MGTTVAGLVLLSQPVGTQNQLAMSLAAMAAMILLWLFLDGPRTRFVFLALGSLVVLRYILWRVTDTLPSPGDPVSFGFGLLLLLGELYCVFILFVSLIINADPLKRRPPPVASAAELPSVDVFVPSYNEDAAILAMTLAAARQMNYPPDKLTVWLLDDGGSDQKCADPNPEKAKAARERRRELTALAEALGCRYLTRARNEHAKAGNLNNGLAFATGEIVVVLDADHVPFRSFLSETVGYFAEDPKLFLVQTPHAFLNPDPIERNLKTFDRMPSENEMFYAVTQRGLDKWNGSFFCGSAALLRRTALDEAGGFSGITITEDCETAFELHSRGWTSAYVDKPLIAGLQPETLSAFIGQRSRWCQGMFQILLLKNPALQKGLKPIQKIAYLSSMTFWFFPVPRLIFMFAPLLHIFFDLKIFVASVDESIAYTATYIVINLMMQNYVYGKFRWPFVSELYEYIQGLYLSKAIVSVIWSPRKPTFNVTDKGISLDHNHLSSASLPFFAVYGLLAVGCGVAAWRYLFEPGVTNLMLVVGLWNFFNLLTAGAALGVCAERRQLERTPSLAISRRGQITLGGRAIDVSIERVSAETCTVRLPAALLPTGVGHRTMTGALTVVPVAGARPAGALPVSLGGVERAKDEAFARLSFGRLRPQDYVALAGLMYGDAEAMRRFQMRRRRHKDILTGTLQFIWWGLSEPVRAVRYALAADARPAVAPVIDGTSPIYDAPEQAPTGANLPEPLLPSSAQALAPRSAPPAASEPAPAGTPSTVPAAVQASHQASHQAPNQTPNQAPSRASNDWVRMMLDYENERALGGRSGREAGTA, encoded by the coding sequence ATGGGGACGACGGTCGCAGGCCTCGTTCTGCTGAGCCAGCCGGTCGGGACCCAGAACCAGCTCGCCATGAGTCTCGCCGCCATGGCGGCGATGATCCTGCTGTGGCTGTTCCTCGACGGGCCGCGCACCCGCTTCGTGTTCCTGGCGCTCGGGAGCCTCGTGGTGCTCCGCTACATCCTGTGGCGGGTCACCGACACGCTGCCCTCCCCCGGCGATCCGGTCAGCTTCGGCTTCGGCCTGCTGCTGCTGCTCGGCGAGCTGTACTGCGTCTTCATCCTGTTCGTCAGCCTGATCATCAACGCCGACCCGCTCAAGCGGCGTCCGCCCCCGGTGGCGAGCGCGGCCGAACTGCCCAGCGTCGACGTGTTCGTGCCGAGCTACAACGAGGACGCCGCCATCCTGGCGATGACCCTGGCGGCCGCGCGCCAGATGAACTACCCGCCCGACAAGCTCACCGTCTGGCTGCTCGACGACGGCGGGTCGGACCAGAAATGCGCCGATCCCAACCCGGAGAAGGCCAAGGCCGCGCGCGAGCGGCGGCGCGAGCTGACCGCGCTCGCCGAGGCGCTCGGCTGCCGCTACCTCACCCGCGCCCGCAACGAGCACGCCAAGGCGGGCAACCTCAACAACGGGCTCGCCTTCGCCACCGGCGAGATCGTCGTCGTGCTCGATGCCGACCACGTCCCGTTCCGCTCCTTCCTGAGCGAGACGGTCGGCTACTTCGCCGAGGATCCGAAGCTGTTCCTCGTCCAGACCCCGCACGCCTTCCTCAATCCCGACCCGATCGAGCGCAACCTGAAGACCTTCGACCGGATGCCGTCGGAGAACGAGATGTTCTACGCGGTGACCCAGCGCGGGCTCGACAAGTGGAACGGCTCGTTCTTCTGCGGCTCCGCCGCCCTGCTGCGCCGCACGGCGCTCGACGAGGCCGGCGGGTTTTCCGGCATCACCATCACCGAGGATTGCGAGACCGCCTTCGAGCTGCATTCCCGCGGCTGGACCAGCGCCTACGTCGACAAGCCCCTGATCGCCGGCCTCCAGCCCGAGACGCTCTCGGCCTTCATCGGCCAGCGCTCGCGCTGGTGCCAGGGCATGTTCCAGATCCTGCTCCTGAAGAACCCCGCGCTGCAGAAGGGGCTCAAGCCGATCCAGAAGATCGCCTACCTCTCCAGCATGACGTTCTGGTTCTTTCCCGTGCCGCGGCTGATCTTCATGTTCGCGCCGCTGCTGCACATCTTCTTCGACCTGAAGATCTTCGTCGCCAGCGTCGACGAATCGATCGCCTACACGGCGACCTACATCGTCATCAACCTGATGATGCAGAACTACGTCTACGGTAAATTCCGCTGGCCCTTCGTCTCGGAACTCTACGAATACATCCAGGGCCTGTACCTGTCGAAGGCGATCGTCTCGGTGATCTGGTCACCGCGGAAACCCACCTTCAACGTCACCGACAAGGGCATCAGCCTCGACCACAACCATCTCTCGTCGGCCTCGCTGCCCTTCTTTGCCGTCTACGGGCTGCTGGCGGTGGGCTGCGGGGTGGCGGCGTGGCGCTACCTGTTCGAGCCGGGCGTGACCAACCTGATGCTGGTGGTCGGCCTGTGGAACTTCTTCAACCTGCTGACCGCGGGCGCGGCGCTCGGCGTCTGCGCCGAGCGCCGCCAGCTCGAGCGGACGCCCTCGCTCGCCATCAGCCGGCGCGGCCAGATCACCCTGGGCGGCCGGGCCATCGACGTGTCGATCGAGCGCGTCTCGGCGGAGACCTGCACGGTGCGCCTGCCCGCCGCCCTGCTGCCGACCGGGGTCGGACACCGGACGATGACCGGCGCGCTCACCGTCGTCCCGGTGGCGGGCGCGCGCCCGGCCGGCGCCCTGCCGGTATCCCTGGGGGGGGTCGAGCGCGCCAAGGACGAGGCCTTCGCCCGCCTCAGCTTCGGCCGCCTGCGCCCGCAGGATTACGTGGCGCTGGCCGGCCTGATGTACGGCGACGCGGAGGCGATGCGCCGCTTCCAGATGCGCCGCCGCCGCCACAAGGACATCCTCACCGGCACCCTGCAATTCATCTGGTGGGGGCTCTCGGAACCGGTGCGCGCGGTGCGCTACGCGCTGGCCGCCGACGCGCGCCCGGCCGTCGCCCCCGTGATCGACGGCACCTCGCCGATCTACGACGCGCCGGAACAGGCCCCGACCGGGGCGAACCTGCCGGAGCCTCTGCTGCCATCGTCGGCGCAGGCGCTCGCGCCTCGTTCCGCCCCGCCGGCTGCCTCGGAGCCCGCGCCGGCCGGGACGCCGAGCACCGTCCCCGCTGCGGTCCAGGCCTCGCACCAAGCCTCGCACCAGGCCCCGAACCAAACTCCGAACCAAGCTCCCTCCCGCGCCTCGAACGACTGGGTGCGGATGATGCTCGACTACGAGAACGAGCGTGCCCTCGGCGGCCGGTCCGGCCGCGAAGCGGGCACGGCGTGA
- a CDS encoding cellulose biosynthesis cyclic di-GMP-binding regulatory protein BcsB, with protein MAMRLPPRRGAGPWHRITRAPALALALAGAVAAAGSVASGTAARAQSFLGTGPAERLTVPPTGDALRKPNPAPSQAPAQPSAAQGRPPAAESSDAARRTQVQATIAPARRLPAGTRGFRLSGEEDVLQYPVYLTEGQARGGARLRVSYLSAISVAPEGSELTGLVNGTKVGWTRIQAPGAVKVVEFAIPDGVLKAGYNAVTLTASQRHRVDCTIEATYELWTQIDPSRSGLVVAPAADLDLKSLAALEPDESGALPMGVLLNEKPTLPRLERMIGAVQAVAVVSRLARPAVSFGPPLSGRNGVNLLVGTAAEIRGTEGAEDLGPITGPRLALLPPRGTRAPTLVVTGPGPEDVRAAIFQLAAAGDAGGSGPGTALAPLIRGYEVQGGERLELSRLGATSREFNGRLLRTRIELRFPADFVPADYGKVMLHLAGGYAAGLDSTAQIVVDINGRNAASVPLPYSRGEVFDDQAIPLPLSLWRPGLNSVEISAQLPNASDKVCDTLSPTARQPRFLFLDRTRLEIPALARAVRSPDLAAVKAGAVPFAVPVAAAGGRPRLVLPVSDRETADAAATLAARLAIAAKGVIDFELVPDAGGAEGGAKLVVAPARALNPVTIQAVGLDPDEIRRVWQGRAETVATPGQFGPEGVLTLDRLRRNLPMRCALPPAAVPVSVAAAPAAVPATAAAPAPAAAPAPASRTSPRPASPETDEELVARWDQTLSGAAFVPTVLREGWTRLANWALRLRSGVTGLIEVPASGDVPVNPRASLIIAEDSDGPRLSETTVLVTAPNPSMLKASVSCLVDPVVWTRLVGRAAFLDASDGTLTTVQPDRVALIETRNWSLANFRLVSAAWLSLNPGYYVGMTLFMALCLGLATTGLVRQLGRRNS; from the coding sequence ATGGCGATGCGGCTCCCCCCACGACGCGGCGCCGGTCCGTGGCACCGGATCACCCGGGCGCCCGCCCTGGCCCTTGCGCTCGCCGGTGCGGTCGCGGCGGCCGGCTCGGTGGCGTCGGGCACGGCCGCCCGGGCGCAGAGCTTTCTCGGAACCGGTCCGGCGGAGCGCCTGACGGTACCGCCGACCGGCGACGCCCTGCGCAAGCCGAATCCGGCACCGTCCCAAGCCCCCGCGCAACCGTCGGCGGCGCAGGGCCGCCCGCCGGCCGCGGAGAGTTCGGACGCGGCCCGCCGCACCCAGGTGCAGGCGACCATCGCCCCGGCCCGCCGCCTGCCCGCCGGCACCCGCGGCTTCCGGCTCTCGGGCGAGGAGGACGTGCTGCAATACCCGGTCTACCTCACCGAGGGGCAGGCGCGGGGCGGGGCGCGGCTGCGCGTCTCCTACCTCTCGGCGATCTCGGTGGCACCGGAGGGCTCGGAACTGACCGGGCTCGTGAACGGCACCAAGGTCGGCTGGACCCGGATCCAGGCGCCCGGCGCCGTCAAGGTCGTGGAATTTGCGATTCCCGACGGCGTCCTCAAGGCCGGCTACAACGCCGTCACCCTCACGGCGAGCCAGCGCCACCGGGTCGATTGCACGATCGAGGCGACCTACGAGCTGTGGACCCAGATCGACCCCTCCCGGTCCGGTCTCGTGGTCGCACCGGCCGCCGACCTCGACCTGAAGTCCCTGGCCGCCCTGGAGCCCGACGAGAGCGGGGCACTGCCGATGGGCGTGCTGCTCAACGAGAAGCCGACCCTGCCGCGCCTGGAGCGGATGATCGGTGCCGTGCAGGCCGTGGCCGTCGTGAGCCGGCTCGCCCGGCCCGCGGTCAGTTTCGGGCCGCCGCTCTCCGGCCGCAACGGCGTCAACCTCCTCGTGGGCACCGCCGCCGAGATCCGCGGCACGGAGGGCGCCGAGGATCTCGGGCCGATCACCGGGCCGCGGCTCGCGCTGCTGCCGCCGCGGGGCACCCGCGCACCGACACTCGTCGTGACCGGCCCCGGCCCCGAGGACGTGCGGGCGGCGATTTTCCAGCTCGCCGCGGCCGGGGATGCCGGCGGCAGCGGGCCCGGCACCGCGCTCGCGCCCCTGATCCGGGGCTACGAGGTTCAGGGCGGCGAACGGCTCGAACTGTCGCGTCTCGGCGCCACGAGCCGCGAGTTCAACGGGCGCCTGCTCCGCACCCGGATCGAGCTGCGCTTTCCCGCCGATTTCGTGCCGGCGGACTACGGCAAGGTGATGCTGCACCTGGCCGGCGGCTACGCCGCCGGGCTCGATTCGACCGCCCAGATCGTCGTCGACATCAACGGCCGCAACGCCGCCAGCGTGCCGCTGCCCTATTCCCGCGGCGAGGTGTTCGACGATCAGGCCATCCCGCTCCCCTTGAGCCTGTGGCGGCCGGGGCTGAACAGCGTCGAGATCAGCGCGCAGCTGCCGAACGCCTCCGACAAGGTCTGCGACACCCTCTCGCCGACGGCGCGGCAGCCGCGCTTCCTCTTCCTCGACCGCACCCGCCTCGAAATCCCGGCCCTGGCGCGGGCGGTGCGCAGTCCCGACCTCGCGGCGGTCAAGGCGGGCGCGGTGCCCTTCGCCGTGCCCGTCGCCGCGGCGGGGGGGCGTCCGCGCCTCGTGCTGCCGGTCTCCGACCGCGAGACGGCGGATGCCGCCGCGACGCTCGCCGCCCGCCTCGCCATCGCGGCCAAAGGCGTGATCGACTTCGAACTCGTGCCCGATGCGGGCGGTGCGGAAGGCGGCGCCAAGCTCGTGGTGGCGCCGGCCCGCGCCCTCAATCCGGTGACGATCCAGGCGGTCGGTCTCGATCCCGACGAGATCCGCCGCGTCTGGCAGGGGCGGGCCGAGACGGTGGCCACGCCGGGCCAGTTCGGCCCCGAAGGCGTGCTGACCCTCGACCGGCTGCGGCGCAACCTGCCGATGCGCTGCGCCCTGCCGCCCGCCGCGGTGCCGGTCAGCGTCGCGGCCGCCCCCGCGGCGGTCCCCGCAACGGCCGCCGCTCCGGCCCCGGCTGCCGCTCCGGCGCCGGCATCGCGCACCTCGCCGCGGCCGGCGAGCCCGGAAACCGACGAGGAGCTCGTGGCCCGCTGGGACCAGACCCTGTCGGGCGCGGCCTTCGTCCCCACGGTCCTGCGGGAGGGCTGGACCCGGCTCGCGAACTGGGCGCTGCGGCTGCGCAGCGGCGTGACGGGCCTGATCGAGGTCCCGGCCTCCGGGGACGTGCCGGTCAACCCGCGCGCCTCGCTGATCATCGCCGAGGACAGCGACGGGCCCCGGCTCAGCGAGACCACCGTGCTCGTCACCGCCCCCAATCCGTCGATGCTCAAGGCCTCCGTGTCCTGCCTCGTCGATCCGGTGGTCTGGACCCGCCTCGTCGGACGCGCCGCCTTTCTGGACGCCTCCGACGGCACCCTGACCACGGTCCAGCCGGACCGCGTCGCGCTGATCGAGACCCGCAATTGGTCGCTCGCGAATTTCCGGCTGGTCTCGGCGGCGTGGCTCTCGCTGAATCCCGGCTACTACGTCGGGATGACCCTGTTCATGGCCCTGTGCCTCGGGCTCGCCACCACGGGCCTCGTGCGCCAGCTCGGCCGGAGGAACTCGTGA
- a CDS encoding glycosyl hydrolase family 8, whose product MRSAPARSRTSARLGAVLRLAGWTIALAAAGPASAQQTPQPASPQPTSPQQASPQSAQPAAQQTEATTVPPATALPSPPRPETPTRSDSGPALVNTLGDEAAWRAYRARFVTEQGRIVDTANGMISHSEGQGYGMLIAVAAGDRAAFERIWGWTRANLMVRSDELLAWRWAPDHRPAVADMNNATDGDILVAWALTEAAEAWGEPSYRTAARRIAVEFGRKTILFKDPHGPVLLPAVSGFSARERADGPLINLSYWVFPAFQRLPIVAPEYDWASLIRSGLDFLRQSRFGPSSLPTEWISAKEALRPADGFPPLFSYNAIRVPLYLAWAGVGRPEDYAPFKALWGGIDRERLPIVDTRDGQPVEWLSEVGYTAIPALTACAADGTPFPEPLRTVQDNQNYYPTTLHLLALIAARMRYPSCVKS is encoded by the coding sequence ATGCGGTCCGCCCCCGCACGCTCCCGGACCAGTGCCCGTCTCGGCGCGGTCCTGCGCCTCGCCGGATGGACAATCGCCCTCGCGGCGGCCGGCCCCGCCTCGGCCCAGCAGACGCCGCAGCCGGCCTCTCCGCAGCCCACATCTCCGCAGCAGGCCTCGCCGCAATCGGCTCAGCCAGCGGCCCAGCAGACGGAGGCCACCACGGTGCCGCCCGCCACGGCCCTGCCGAGCCCGCCGCGCCCCGAGACGCCGACGCGCAGCGATTCCGGCCCGGCCCTCGTCAACACCCTGGGCGACGAGGCGGCCTGGCGCGCCTACCGGGCGCGGTTCGTCACCGAACAGGGCCGCATCGTCGACACCGCCAACGGCATGATCAGCCACAGCGAGGGCCAGGGCTACGGCATGTTGATCGCGGTCGCGGCCGGCGACCGCGCCGCCTTCGAGCGGATCTGGGGCTGGACCCGCGCCAACCTGATGGTGCGCTCCGACGAATTGCTGGCGTGGCGCTGGGCGCCCGACCACCGCCCGGCGGTGGCGGACATGAACAACGCCACCGACGGCGACATCCTGGTCGCCTGGGCCCTCACCGAGGCGGCCGAGGCCTGGGGCGAGCCATCCTACCGCACCGCCGCGCGCCGCATCGCCGTCGAGTTCGGCCGCAAGACGATCCTGTTCAAGGACCCGCACGGACCGGTTCTGCTGCCGGCTGTCTCCGGCTTCTCGGCCCGCGAGCGCGCCGACGGCCCCCTCATCAACCTGTCCTACTGGGTCTTCCCCGCCTTCCAGCGGCTGCCGATCGTCGCCCCGGAATACGACTGGGCCTCGCTGATCCGCAGCGGCCTCGACTTCCTGCGCCAGTCCCGGTTCGGACCGAGCAGCCTGCCGACCGAGTGGATCTCGGCCAAGGAGGCGCTTCGCCCCGCCGACGGCTTTCCGCCGCTGTTCTCCTACAACGCGATCCGCGTGCCGCTCTATCTCGCCTGGGCCGGGGTCGGGCGGCCGGAGGATTACGCGCCGTTCAAGGCGCTGTGGGGCGGGATCGACCGTGAGCGCCTGCCGATCGTCGACACCCGCGACGGGCAGCCGGTCGAGTGGCTGAGCGAGGTGGGCTACACGGCGATTCCCGCACTCACCGCCTGCGCCGCCGACGGCACGCCGTTTCCCGAGCCTTTAAGAACGGTGCAGGACAATCAGAACTACTATCCGACAACCCTCCACCTCCTGGCGCTGATCGCGGCCCGGATGCGGTATCCGTCATGCGTGAAGTCCTGA
- the bcsN gene encoding cellulose biosynthesis protein BcsN → MRSRLLRLLAALPALLLAEAASVPSALAQSAPVLRLPGAGPVAGVVETRVRDGFDQRIRFEGGDGRNHAEVALRNETGDLLLAFPPRLAKPSQFGIEGEIAVRFPGQVLRIVAPRRNGYGPVGMALGTDCLYAWQWFERASPAQRVASRGGLFDGSLAPTAGRRALSLRIRLCRTAQASLDDLVAAVERMTISLPGEPGARPAPVRPRPATVRREKPAPAKRQAARPAPGESPAGTASPVQPQPTPPARTPAATPGSAPGPTQGATPPDNGSRRYLAPTTPQSANPAAEPPTAAPPPGGTQRYITDVPKPAEGAGGGLMPSPAPGRSTGESLSRDLPVEAYRPAPGRDGP, encoded by the coding sequence GTGAGATCGCGTCTGCTCCGGCTTCTCGCGGCGCTCCCGGCCCTGCTCCTCGCGGAGGCCGCCTCCGTCCCGTCCGCCCTTGCCCAATCCGCACCGGTCCTGCGCCTGCCCGGCGCCGGGCCGGTCGCGGGCGTGGTCGAGACGCGGGTGCGCGACGGGTTCGACCAGCGCATCCGCTTCGAGGGCGGCGACGGCCGCAACCATGCCGAGGTCGCCCTGCGCAACGAGACCGGCGACCTGCTGCTCGCCTTTCCGCCGCGGCTGGCCAAGCCGAGCCAGTTCGGCATCGAGGGCGAGATCGCGGTGCGCTTCCCCGGCCAGGTCCTGCGCATCGTCGCCCCGCGGCGCAACGGCTACGGACCGGTCGGCATGGCGCTGGGGACCGACTGCCTCTACGCGTGGCAGTGGTTCGAGCGGGCGAGCCCGGCCCAGCGCGTGGCGAGCCGCGGCGGGCTGTTCGATGGTTCGCTGGCGCCGACCGCGGGCCGGCGCGCCCTGTCCCTGAGGATCCGGCTGTGCCGCACGGCGCAGGCCAGCCTCGACGATCTCGTCGCCGCGGTCGAACGGATGACAATCAGTCTGCCCGGCGAACCCGGCGCCCGGCCGGCACCGGTCCGGCCGCGCCCCGCGACCGTCCGACGCGAAAAGCCCGCGCCCGCGAAGCGGCAGGCCGCCCGCCCTGCCCCCGGCGAGTCGCCCGCCGGAACCGCATCGCCGGTCCAGCCCCAGCCCACACCGCCGGCCCGGACACCGGCAGCAACGCCCGGATCGGCACCAGGACCGACACAGGGTGCGACACCGCCCGACAACGGCAGCCGCCGCTATCTCGCCCCCACCACGCCACAGAGCGCGAACCCGGCGGCCGAACCGCCGACGGCCGCTCCGCCGCCGGGGGGAACGCAACGCTACATCACCGATGTGCCCAAACCGGCCGAGGGCGCGGGCGGCGGCCTGATGCCGAGCCCGGCTCCGGGCCGCTCGACCGGCGAGAGCCTGTCCCGCGACCTCCCGGTGGAGGCCTACCGGCCCGCTCCGGGCCGCGACGGGCCTTGA
- the chrA gene encoding chromate efflux transporter — MSAGPPASPTGHERHAAVPRDRPGGVGEVFLVFLRLGLTSFGGPIAHLGYFRQALVTRRRWIDEAGYADLVALCQFLPGPASSQVGFALGVLRGGGLLGGLAAWTAFTLPSALLLLAFAYGASALSGPVAEGLIHGLKLVAVAVVAQAVWGMARSLAPDRSRASLALGALLLTVFAPTALSQILAIALGAAAGLVLCRSDDGPGSGPRAVPVSRRAGALAGTVFLLLLIGLPVLAQELGSHALAVSDAFYRSGAFVFGGGHVVLPLLRSAVVEPGWVSPDRFLAGYGAAQAVPGPLFTVAAYLGAVAEPGPNGLPGAALALAAIFLPGLLLVYAALPFWDAVRARPAARAAMRGTNAAVVGILAAALYDPVWTGAVVAPRDFAIAAVAFVLLTVWRAPPWSVVVLTVLGSLVLAPG; from the coding sequence ATGAGCGCCGGCCCTCCTGCGTCGCCGACGGGGCATGAGCGGCATGCCGCCGTCCCGCGAGACAGGCCGGGCGGCGTCGGCGAAGTCTTCCTCGTCTTCCTCCGGCTCGGCCTGACCTCCTTCGGCGGTCCGATCGCCCATCTCGGCTACTTCCGGCAGGCCTTGGTGACGCGTCGCCGCTGGATCGACGAGGCGGGCTATGCCGACCTCGTCGCCCTCTGCCAGTTCCTGCCGGGACCCGCCTCGAGCCAGGTCGGCTTCGCCCTGGGGGTCCTGCGGGGCGGGGGGCTCCTGGGTGGTCTTGCGGCCTGGACGGCCTTCACGCTTCCTTCGGCGCTCCTGCTGCTGGCCTTCGCCTACGGTGCGAGCGCGCTCTCCGGTCCGGTCGCCGAAGGACTGATCCACGGACTCAAGCTCGTCGCCGTGGCGGTGGTCGCGCAGGCGGTCTGGGGCATGGCCCGCTCGCTCGCGCCCGACCGTTCGCGGGCCTCGCTCGCCCTCGGCGCGCTCCTGCTGACGGTCTTCGCTCCCACGGCGCTCAGCCAGATTCTGGCGATCGCTCTCGGTGCGGCGGCCGGCCTCGTCCTGTGCCGCTCGGATGACGGGCCGGGCAGCGGCCCTCGCGCGGTTCCGGTCTCGCGTCGGGCCGGCGCCCTCGCCGGTACCGTCTTTCTGCTCCTGCTGATCGGTCTTCCCGTCCTCGCACAGGAACTCGGCTCCCATGCCCTGGCGGTGTCGGACGCCTTCTACCGGTCCGGTGCCTTCGTCTTCGGCGGCGGCCACGTCGTCCTGCCGCTGCTGCGCTCGGCGGTGGTCGAGCCCGGCTGGGTGTCGCCGGATCGATTCCTGGCCGGCTACGGCGCGGCCCAGGCCGTTCCCGGGCCGCTCTTCACGGTGGCCGCCTATCTCGGGGCCGTCGCGGAACCGGGGCCGAACGGCCTGCCCGGCGCCGCCCTCGCGCTGGCCGCGATCTTCCTGCCGGGCCTCCTCCTCGTCTACGCGGCGCTGCCGTTCTGGGATGCCGTCCGGGCGCGGCCGGCGGCGCGGGCGGCCATGCGCGGAACCAATGCCGCCGTGGTCGGCATCCTCGCCGCGGCCCTTTATGACCCGGTCTGGACCGGCGCCGTCGTCGCGCCGCGCGACTTTGCCATTGCCGCCGTCGCCTTCGTTCTGCTGACCGTCTGGAGGGCGCCGCCCTGGAGCGTCGTTGTGCTCACAGTCCTGGGCAGCCTCGTCCTCGCTCCGGGGTGA
- a CDS encoding YeeE/YedE family protein, with protein MTTFLAPLAGGALIGASAALLLLVNGRIAGISGIVGGLLGPIGREAGWRVAFLVGLLLGPVLFRLAAGHWPEVRLAASWEASWPVLVVAGLLVGYGTRLGSGCTSGHGVCGLARLSPRSLAAVATFMATAIITVFVIRHGVAR; from the coding sequence ATGACGACCTTCCTCGCACCACTCGCGGGCGGTGCCCTGATCGGCGCTTCCGCGGCGCTCCTGCTCCTCGTCAACGGGCGCATCGCCGGGATCAGCGGGATCGTCGGCGGATTGCTCGGGCCGATCGGCCGCGAGGCCGGCTGGCGGGTCGCCTTCCTCGTCGGCCTTCTGCTCGGTCCGGTCCTGTTCCGGCTGGCGGCCGGGCACTGGCCGGAGGTGCGCCTCGCAGCGTCTTGGGAAGCCTCCTGGCCGGTGCTCGTGGTTGCGGGCCTTCTCGTCGGCTACGGTACTCGGCTCGGCTCCGGCTGCACGAGCGGCCACGGCGTGTGCGGCCTCGCGCGGCTCTCGCCGCGCTCCCTCGCGGCGGTTGCCACCTTCATGGCGACCGCCATCATCACCGTGTTCGTGATCCGGCACGGAGTCGCGCGATGA
- a CDS encoding YeeE/YedE family protein has product MNVLRSAAALVSGLLFGFGLALSGMMDPEKVLGFLDIAGAWDPSLVFVLGGAVGVSGLGYLIKARMARPALGPRFEVPTKSTLDTRLIGGAVLFGIGWGLAGFCPGPALAGLVLGLPPVALFVAAMLAGMLLHGLTASRWPVTRSAR; this is encoded by the coding sequence ATGAACGTCCTCCGCTCGGCGGCCGCGCTGGTCAGCGGCCTGCTCTTCGGCTTCGGTCTCGCCCTGTCGGGCATGATGGACCCCGAGAAGGTGCTCGGCTTTCTCGATATTGCGGGGGCGTGGGACCCGAGCCTCGTCTTCGTCCTCGGCGGCGCGGTCGGCGTCTCGGGCCTCGGCTACCTGATCAAGGCGCGGATGGCACGGCCGGCGCTCGGCCCGCGCTTCGAGGTGCCGACGAAGTCAACGCTCGATACCCGTCTCATCGGCGGTGCCGTGCTGTTCGGCATCGGCTGGGGGCTTGCGGGCTTCTGCCCCGGCCCGGCTCTCGCCGGCCTCGTGCTCGGCCTGCCGCCGGTGGCCCTGTTCGTCGCGGCGATGCTTGCCGGCATGCTGCTTCACGGCCTGACGGCCAGCCGGTGGCCGGTGACCCGCAGCGCTCGGTGA